The following proteins come from a genomic window of Paracoccus sp. SCSIO 75233:
- a CDS encoding CaiB/BaiF CoA-transferase family protein: MSTAPLAGLKILSLAEQFPGPYATMLLSDMGAEVIMIERPGIGDPARQFPPLFRALNRGKRSVALDLKSAEGLARFRELAKESDVIVEGFRPGKLAALGAGFEDMRSVNSRLVYVSISGYGQDGPYRDRAGHDLSYEGVGGLLADQADAKQPGPVPPIPLADVGAALFAAIAILSAVVSSQRTGQGRYVDVSMSDAVVSMLTAFLVPAANGTPLGEFIAEPGYGVFTCKDGKLLTLSIAHEDWFWKPFCDVIDRADLAPLTGRDRVARKAALREEIAAILVGKTRAEWGDLLDKAGVPWGPVNSLVETLDDPHVRARQLLRKITHDGGKAETFIVQPLKFDGFETATPNLPPELGADNDSVFSDDAT; this comes from the coding sequence ATGAGCACTGCACCCCTGGCCGGCCTGAAAATCCTCAGCCTTGCCGAACAGTTTCCCGGTCCCTATGCCACAATGCTGTTGTCCGACATGGGAGCCGAGGTGATCATGATTGAACGCCCGGGCATCGGTGATCCGGCCCGGCAATTTCCGCCCTTGTTCCGGGCACTGAACCGAGGCAAGCGCAGCGTTGCGTTGGATCTGAAATCGGCCGAGGGGCTGGCACGGTTTCGCGAACTGGCCAAGGAATCGGATGTCATCGTCGAAGGGTTCCGCCCTGGCAAGCTTGCGGCCTTGGGTGCCGGTTTCGAGGACATGCGTAGTGTCAACTCGCGGCTGGTTTATGTATCGATTTCGGGTTACGGGCAGGACGGCCCCTATCGTGACAGGGCTGGCCATGACCTGAGCTATGAAGGGGTTGGCGGTTTGCTGGCCGATCAGGCCGATGCAAAGCAGCCCGGCCCTGTGCCGCCGATCCCCCTTGCGGATGTTGGCGCGGCGTTGTTCGCGGCGATCGCAATCCTGTCGGCGGTGGTGTCGAGCCAGCGCACAGGGCAGGGGCGTTACGTGGACGTGTCCATGTCGGATGCGGTGGTTTCGATGTTGACCGCATTCCTCGTTCCCGCCGCCAATGGAACACCGCTGGGCGAATTTATCGCCGAGCCGGGCTATGGCGTGTTCACCTGCAAAGACGGCAAGCTCTTGACCTTGTCCATCGCGCATGAGGACTGGTTCTGGAAACCGTTCTGCGATGTGATCGACAGGGCGGATCTTGCGCCGTTGACAGGCCGCGACCGTGTCGCCCGCAAGGCCGCGCTGCGCGAAGAAATCGCGGCGATTCTGGTTGGCAAGACGCGCGCCGAATGGGGCGACCTTCTGGATAAGGCGGGGGTGCCATGGGGTCCGGTCAATTCCCTGGTCGAAACGTTGGACGACCCCCATGTGCGTGCGCGCCAGCTGCTGCGCAAGATTACGCATGACGGCGGCAAGGCCGAGACTTTTATTGTCCAGCCGTTGAAATTTGATGGCTTCGAAACCGCAACACCGAATCTGCCCCCTGAACTCGGGGCAGATAATGACAGCGTTTTTTCGGACGACGCCACCTAG
- a CDS encoding enoyl-CoA hydratase/isomerase family protein, which produces MSEAKQTLFVERVAKTEWITFQRTEQLNAMSTQMLREMAAALESALADDGVRTIVLTGSGRAFCAGADLKEVAGAKHAPGEPDLLDLVDHTFGLMRHGPKPVIAAVNGLAMAGGLEMVMACDLVFAAESAQLGDAHSNFGVFPGAGGAAILPRRIGLNRAKYLLFSGENVSARDMMDWGLVNKVVADEDLRQAVQAFTDRLAEKSPAVLRRMKTVSNRSLDVDETAALSEEMLNLRAHMRSWDMHEGLSAFNEKRKPQFRGY; this is translated from the coding sequence ATGAGTGAGGCAAAGCAGACGCTATTCGTTGAGCGGGTCGCAAAAACTGAATGGATTACCTTCCAGCGCACCGAACAGCTCAACGCAATGTCAACGCAGATGCTGCGCGAGATGGCGGCAGCACTGGAATCGGCGCTGGCCGACGATGGGGTGCGTACAATTGTCCTGACCGGCTCTGGCCGGGCATTCTGCGCCGGTGCCGATCTGAAAGAAGTTGCTGGCGCCAAACATGCACCAGGCGAGCCGGATCTTCTGGATCTTGTCGATCACACGTTTGGGCTTATGCGACATGGCCCGAAACCGGTGATCGCCGCAGTGAACGGGCTGGCGATGGCGGGCGGTTTGGAAATGGTGATGGCCTGCGATCTGGTCTTTGCCGCCGAAAGCGCGCAACTGGGCGACGCACATTCCAACTTTGGCGTCTTTCCCGGGGCCGGCGGTGCGGCGATCCTGCCGCGTAGGATTGGCCTGAACCGCGCGAAATACCTGCTGTTCTCGGGCGAGAACGTTTCGGCACGGGACATGATGGACTGGGGACTGGTGAACAAGGTCGTCGCGGACGAAGACCTGCGACAAGCGGTGCAGGCCTTTACCGACAGGCTGGCAGAAAAAAGCCCGGCGGTCTTACGCCGCATGAAGACGGTTTCCAATCGGTCGCTGGACGTGGACGAAACCGCCGCGCTTTCCGAAGAGATGCTGAACCTGCGCGCGCACATGCGATCCTGGGACATGCACGAGGGT